One genomic segment of Rivularia sp. PCC 7116 includes these proteins:
- a CDS encoding 2Fe-2S iron-sulfur cluster-binding protein, which produces MASYEVRLINKKEDLDTTIEVDEETTILEAAEEAGVELPFSCSAGSCSSCVGKVTEGEIDQSDQNFLDDEQISKGFALLCVTYPRSNCTIKTHQEPYLV; this is translated from the coding sequence ATGGCAAGTTACGAAGTTAGACTGATTAACAAAAAGGAAGATTTAGACACCACAATAGAAGTTGATGAAGAAACTACTATTTTAGAAGCAGCAGAAGAAGCAGGAGTTGAACTACCTTTCAGTTGCTCTGCTGGCTCTTGCTCTAGTTGTGTTGGTAAAGTCACTGAAGGTGAAATCGACCAATCCGACCAAAACTTTTTAGATGACGAGCAAATTTCCAAAGGATTTGCTTTACTTTGCGTCACCTATCCCCGCTCCAACTGCACAATTAAAACTCATCAAGAGCCTTATTTGGTGTAA
- a CDS encoding HesA/MoeB/ThiF family protein, which yields MVNLTPTELERYSRQMSLPNFGELAQKRLKSATVLVTGVGGLGGTAALYLAVAGVGRLILVRGGDLRLDDMNRQILMTHDWVGKPRVFKAKETLQAINPDIEIETIHDYINPDNVDSLVQQADMALDCAHNFTERNLLNEACVRWRKPMVEAAMDSMEAYLTTIIPGVTPCLSCLFPEKPDWDRRAFSVLGVVSGTLACLTALEAIKLITGFSQPLLSQLLTIDFIRMDFAKRRSYRDRECPVCGNSAPWRYSQSQPLETTGKIKF from the coding sequence GTGGTAAACCTAACACCTACCGAGTTGGAACGCTATAGTCGCCAAATGTCGCTACCTAATTTTGGTGAATTGGCACAAAAGCGTTTAAAGTCAGCTACGGTTTTGGTAACTGGTGTTGGTGGATTAGGCGGTACGGCTGCACTTTATCTTGCTGTTGCAGGCGTAGGACGATTAATCCTGGTTAGAGGAGGTGACTTGCGGCTTGATGATATGAATCGTCAAATTCTCATGACTCACGACTGGGTAGGGAAGCCAAGGGTTTTTAAAGCTAAGGAAACTCTGCAAGCTATTAATCCCGATATTGAGATAGAAACGATTCACGATTACATCAATCCGGATAACGTAGACTCTTTGGTACAGCAAGCCGACATGGCTTTAGACTGCGCTCATAACTTTACCGAGCGTAATTTGTTAAATGAAGCTTGCGTTCGCTGGCGAAAGCCAATGGTAGAAGCTGCAATGGATTCGATGGAGGCTTATCTAACAACCATTATACCTGGTGTGACTCCCTGTCTATCATGTCTATTTCCGGAAAAACCCGATTGGGATAGACGTGCATTTTCAGTATTAGGTGTAGTTTCCGGTACTTTAGCTTGTCTCACTGCTTTGGAAGCTATCAAGTTAATCACCGGATTTAGTCAGCCTCTACTATCGCAGTTACTTACAATCGATTTTATCCGAATGGACTTTGCAAAACGTCGTTCTTATCGCGATCGCGAATGTCCGGTATGTGGAAACAGTGCCCCCTGGAGGTATTCGCAGTCTCAACCCCTCGAAACCACGGGTAAGATAAAATTCTAG
- a CDS encoding molybdopterin-binding protein: MKISARNNIKGTVKKIIPGVVSTEVTLEIAPGVEVVSVITKSSADQMHLSLGKEAYMVVKATDVMVGTD, translated from the coding sequence ATGAAAATTAGCGCTCGCAATAACATAAAAGGAACTGTAAAAAAGATTATACCCGGAGTTGTTAGCACTGAGGTAACTTTAGAAATTGCACCAGGGGTAGAAGTAGTTTCAGTAATTACTAAATCATCAGCAGACCAAATGCATCTTTCTTTAGGAAAAGAAGCTTATATGGTAGTCAAAGCAACAGATGTCATGGTCGGTACGGATTAA
- a CDS encoding CCE_0567 family metalloprotein, translated as MAQTEEITNIEDLKKKIKRLNSKAGQMKMDLHDLAEGLPTDYENLMGVAEATYKIYCELNDLKQQLKNMEQA; from the coding sequence ATGGCTCAAACAGAAGAAATCACAAATATTGAAGATTTAAAAAAAAAGATAAAGCGTCTAAATAGTAAAGCAGGTCAAATGAAAATGGACTTGCATGATTTGGCGGAAGGTTTACCTACCGATTACGAAAATCTTATGGGAGTAGCTGAGGCTACTTACAAAATTTATTGTGAATTAAATGACCTTAAACAGCAATTGAAAAATATGGAGCAAGCATAA
- the nifN gene encoding nitrogenase iron-molybdenum cofactor biosynthesis protein NifN, with product MAIVATQNKPVIVNPLKQSQALGAALAFLGLKGMIPLLHGSQGCTAFAKVILVRHFREVIPLSTTAMTEVSTILGGEDNVEQAILTLVEKVNPEIIGLCTTGLTETRGDDMEKILREFRQSHPDLNELPILLVSSPDFKGALQDGYAAAVESMVTQLPQKGEIKPNQVNILVSSAFTPGDLQEIKDIVSAFGLVPIVAPDLSASLDGHLDDSWSPITGGGTTVVQLRKMGSSAFTIAIGESMRGAAEILDKRFAIPYELFSELTGLDAVDNFLQALSDVSGVRVPDKYRRQRRQLQDAMLDTHFFFGRKRVSLALEPDLLWSTINFLQSMGAEIQAAVTTTRSPLLEKLHLEKVIIGDLEDFEQVVEGSDLLIGNSHTSTIARKFNIPLYRQGIPIYDRLGIGQYTKVGYRGTMQILFDIGNIFLEEEEMSVKHGH from the coding sequence ATGGCTATAGTAGCGACTCAAAATAAACCAGTTATAGTAAATCCTCTCAAGCAAAGTCAGGCTTTAGGTGCAGCTTTAGCTTTTTTAGGGTTGAAGGGTATGATACCACTGTTGCACGGTTCCCAAGGATGTACAGCTTTCGCTAAAGTGATATTGGTAAGGCATTTTCGAGAAGTGATACCTCTTTCCACTACGGCGATGACGGAAGTCTCTACAATTTTGGGTGGAGAGGATAATGTCGAGCAAGCAATTCTAACTTTGGTGGAGAAAGTAAACCCTGAAATTATTGGTCTTTGTACTACGGGGCTGACGGAAACTAGAGGGGACGATATGGAAAAAATCCTCCGAGAGTTTCGTCAAAGTCATCCTGATTTAAACGAGTTACCAATTTTATTAGTCTCCTCGCCAGATTTTAAAGGAGCATTGCAAGATGGATATGCTGCTGCTGTAGAAAGCATGGTTACTCAGCTTCCCCAGAAGGGGGAAATTAAACCCAATCAAGTAAATATCTTAGTTAGTTCTGCTTTTACTCCTGGAGATTTGCAGGAAATCAAAGATATTGTTAGTGCTTTCGGATTAGTTCCTATTGTTGCGCCAGACCTTTCCGCTTCATTAGATGGTCATCTAGATGATTCATGGAGTCCGATAACCGGCGGTGGTACGACTGTGGTGCAGTTACGTAAAATGGGCAGTTCGGCTTTTACTATTGCGATCGGGGAGAGTATGCGGGGTGCTGCTGAAATTTTAGATAAGCGCTTTGCTATTCCTTATGAATTGTTTAGCGAGCTAACTGGACTAGATGCTGTAGATAACTTTTTACAAGCACTATCAGATGTTAGTGGCGTTAGAGTTCCAGATAAATATCGTCGCCAACGTCGTCAATTACAAGACGCTATGCTCGATACTCACTTTTTCTTTGGTCGCAAGCGAGTATCCTTAGCATTAGAACCGGATTTGCTGTGGTCTACTATTAATTTTTTGCAATCAATGGGAGCAGAAATTCAAGCCGCAGTTACTACTACACGTTCTCCTTTACTAGAAAAACTTCATCTTGAAAAAGTTATTATTGGTGACTTAGAAGATTTTGAACAAGTAGTAGAAGGTTCGGATTTATTAATTGGTAACTCTCACACTTCGACAATTGCCAGAAAATTTAATATTCCTCTTTATCGCCAGGGTATCCCTATTTATGACCGTTTAGGTATAGGTCAATATACTAAAGTTGGTTATCGGGGAACTATGCAAATTTTATTTGACATTGGCAACATCTTTTTAGAAGAAGAGGAAATGAGTGTAAAACACGGTCATTGA
- the nifW gene encoding nitrogenase-stabilizing/protective protein NifW — protein sequence MSKSLEDFKKLVNTEDYFQFFDLEYDQKVVHVNRLHILQKFSEFINEIDKNNSELNEEERLGKYREALESAYQVFIESTPQQEKLFKVFHQKPKNVVKLTEIDSD from the coding sequence ATGAGTAAAAGCTTGGAAGATTTCAAGAAACTAGTCAATACAGAAGACTATTTTCAATTTTTTGATTTAGAATACGACCAAAAAGTCGTACATGTAAATCGTTTACATATCCTGCAAAAATTTTCTGAATTTATTAACGAAATTGATAAGAATAATTCAGAACTTAATGAAGAGGAAAGATTAGGTAAATATCGCGAAGCATTAGAGAGTGCTTATCAGGTATTTATAGAGTCAACACCCCAACAAGAAAAACTTTTCAAAGTGTTTCACCAGAAGCCAAAAAATGTAGTCAAGCTGACAGAAATTGATTCGGATTAG
- a CDS encoding CBS domain-containing protein, translating into MKVRDIMSLNVATIPGSATVAEAVRLLRLTQLRALIVEPATSEDTYGIVTQSDIAIKVIALAREPESVLVSEIMSKPCVVIDPDLTIENVARLFAQTDIWRAPVIKDDLVGIISVTDIINKGDFVAKQKLIFLKAELHKAISNARSICGTYGVYSLEAADAWKLVDKIEAEAIANGAPVPEKSARHQFAEESRVEDFAFS; encoded by the coding sequence ATGAAAGTAAGAGATATCATGAGCTTGAATGTAGCAACTATCCCTGGTTCAGCTACTGTAGCAGAAGCAGTAAGATTGTTAAGACTTACACAATTACGTGCATTAATCGTCGAACCTGCGACTTCAGAAGATACATATGGAATTGTAACCCAAAGCGATATTGCGATTAAAGTAATTGCTTTAGCTCGCGAGCCTGAAAGCGTTTTAGTTTCAGAAATCATGAGCAAGCCCTGCGTGGTTATAGATCCCGATTTAACTATAGAAAATGTAGCACGGCTGTTTGCTCAAACAGATATTTGGCGTGCTCCAGTTATTAAAGATGATTTAGTCGGAATTATCTCCGTCACCGATATTATCAACAAGGGTGATTTTGTTGCCAAGCAAAAACTTATATTTCTCAAAGCAGAATTGCACAAAGCAATATCCAATGCTCGCTCAATTTGCGGTACCTACGGTGTTTATTCCTTAGAAGCTGCCGACGCTTGGAAACTAGTAGACAAAATTGAAGCCGAAGCCATTGCTAACGGCGCACCAGTACCTGAAAAATCTGCAAGACATCAATTCGCTGAAGAGAGCAGAGTTGAAGATTTTGCTTTCAGTTAG
- a CDS encoding iron-sulfur cluster assembly accessory protein — MTISLTETAAQRLNSFLQDTATGENAKPKGIRVSAKDGGCNGYEYAMNTTSKPAADDLVVEQDGITIYVDAKSAPLLDGMVIDFIEGMMESGFKFTNPNATSTCGCGKSFEAGDCTPSGTPCDQ; from the coding sequence GTGACCATTAGTTTGACAGAAACAGCAGCACAACGTCTAAATTCGTTTTTACAAGATACTGCAACAGGTGAAAACGCAAAACCTAAAGGTATCCGAGTCTCCGCTAAAGATGGTGGTTGTAACGGCTACGAATATGCAATGAATACTACCAGTAAGCCTGCTGCTGATGACTTGGTAGTTGAACAAGATGGCATAACAATTTATGTTGACGCAAAAAGTGCGCCGTTATTAGATGGAATGGTAATCGATTTTATCGAAGGGATGATGGAAAGCGGTTTTAAGTTTACTAATCCCAATGCAACCAGCACCTGCGGTTGCGGCAAGTCATTTGAAGCTGGTGACTGTACCCCATCGGGTACACCTTGCGATCAATAA
- the nifE gene encoding nitrogenase iron-molybdenum cofactor biosynthesis protein NifE: MKITQGKINELLTEPGCEHNHQKNGEKKNKACKQVAQPGAAQGGCSFDGAMIALVPITDAAHLVHGPIACSGNSWGSRGSLSSGPMLYKKGFTTDLTENDVIFGGEKKLYKAIKHVKENYNPEAIFVYSTCVTALIGEDIDAVCKAAEKKVGIPVIPVNAPGFVGSKNLGNRLAGETLLEYVVGTGEPEYTTPYDINLIGEYNIAGEMWNVTPLLEKLGIRVLSKITGDARYKEVSYAHRAKLNVMICSKALINMARKMEERYGIPYIEESFYGVDDINRFLRTVAAKLGDADLQERTEKLIAEETAKLDEKLAPYRARLKGKRVVLYTGGVKSWSIISAAKDLGMDVVATSTKKSTEEDKAKIQKLLGKDGIMMPKGNPQELIRVIGETKADMLIAGGRNQYTALKARIPFLDINQERHHAYAGYDGMVNMARELDEALYSPVWQQIRQPAPWEQFAVNSEQLAVNS, encoded by the coding sequence ATGAAAATCACTCAAGGTAAAATCAACGAACTGTTAACCGAACCAGGATGCGAACATAATCATCAAAAAAATGGAGAGAAGAAAAATAAAGCTTGTAAACAAGTAGCACAACCAGGAGCAGCCCAAGGAGGTTGTTCTTTTGATGGAGCAATGATTGCTCTAGTTCCGATTACCGATGCCGCTCATTTAGTACATGGTCCCATTGCTTGTTCCGGTAATTCTTGGGGTAGTCGCGGTAGTCTTTCCTCCGGTCCGATGCTGTACAAAAAAGGCTTTACTACCGACTTAACTGAAAACGATGTTATTTTCGGTGGTGAGAAAAAGCTCTATAAAGCTATCAAACACGTAAAAGAAAATTACAATCCTGAAGCAATATTTGTTTACTCCACTTGTGTAACAGCTTTAATTGGTGAAGATATCGATGCTGTCTGTAAAGCAGCTGAGAAAAAAGTTGGTATTCCGGTTATTCCTGTAAATGCACCTGGATTTGTTGGTAGTAAGAATCTTGGCAATCGTCTGGCTGGAGAAACTTTATTAGAATATGTTGTTGGTACGGGAGAACCAGAATACACCACTCCTTACGACATCAATCTGATTGGTGAGTATAATATTGCTGGCGAAATGTGGAATGTTACGCCACTATTAGAAAAATTAGGCATTCGGGTATTAAGTAAAATTACTGGTGACGCTCGTTACAAAGAAGTATCTTACGCTCACCGTGCCAAGTTAAACGTAATGATTTGCTCCAAAGCCTTGATTAACATGGCTAGAAAAATGGAGGAGCGCTACGGCATTCCTTATATAGAAGAATCTTTTTACGGTGTAGATGACATCAACCGCTTTCTGCGAACTGTAGCAGCAAAATTGGGAGATGCTGATTTACAAGAGCGGACTGAAAAACTAATTGCGGAAGAAACTGCAAAATTAGATGAAAAATTAGCTCCCTATCGCGCCCGGTTAAAAGGAAAAAGAGTTGTACTTTATACCGGTGGTGTAAAAAGCTGGTCTATTATTTCGGCTGCTAAAGATTTAGGAATGGATGTTGTTGCTACTAGCACTAAAAAGAGTACCGAAGAAGACAAAGCCAAAATTCAAAAGTTGCTTGGTAAAGACGGCATTATGATGCCTAAAGGTAATCCTCAAGAATTGATACGAGTTATTGGCGAAACCAAAGCAGATATGCTGATTGCTGGTGGTCGAAATCAATACACTGCTCTTAAAGCCAGAATTCCATTTTTAGATATTAACCAAGAACGCCATCACGCTTACGCAGGTTACGACGGTATGGTAAACATGGCAAGAGAACTAGACGAAGCCCTCTACAGTCCAGTTTGGCAGCAAATACGTCAACCTGCTCCTTGGGAACAGTTCGCAGTGAACAGCGAACAGTTAGCAGTGAACAGTTAG
- a CDS encoding NifX-associated nitrogen fixation protein, which produces MNTSNSVNGTATSDVLSSAFIQALVQQIRGLDTYGTYKKWSDDLILKPYVVSKQKKREISVEGDVDPMTISRINAFYRAIAIRIEQETGLLSQVVADLNHEGFGWVLVFSGRLLLVKKTMRDVHRFGFYSLEKLAEEGDSLVQKGVELATRFREVGEL; this is translated from the coding sequence ATGAATACCAGCAATAGTGTAAATGGAACTGCAACTAGCGATGTATTAAGTTCTGCTTTTATTCAGGCTTTAGTACAACAAATCCGGGGTTTAGATACTTACGGAACTTATAAAAAATGGTCGGATGATTTAATTCTTAAACCCTACGTTGTCAGCAAACAAAAGAAACGCGAAATTTCGGTTGAGGGTGATGTAGATCCGATGACGATATCGCGGATTAATGCTTTTTACCGTGCTATAGCAATTCGTATCGAGCAGGAAACTGGTTTGCTATCGCAGGTTGTCGCCGATTTGAATCATGAAGGTTTCGGCTGGGTATTAGTATTTTCTGGTCGTCTTTTACTAGTTAAAAAGACTATGCGCGATGTCCATAGATTCGGTTTTTATTCTTTGGAAAAACTAGCCGAAGAGGGAGACAGTTTAGTACAGAAAGGCGTTGAATTAGCGACACGTTTTCGCGAAGTAGGAGAACTTTAA
- the xisF gene encoding fdxN element excision recombinase XisF, translated as MDVWGYARVSTDEQADDEGALIKQMRRLRSAGATKLYYDVESRTSDKRKGLLRLIEDINVLAKGKVSKLLFIRIDRLTSSSMTFYRLMDALKKKGIEPTAIDEPFDISSIGGELTIDVRLAASKYEVKMLGMRVKKERDARKVNKKAHWNAPLGYKVENDKYKRDDSPCVCIIEGQIQLSRSQLMRLVFDTFLAVGTISQTVKKMHDILGIQANAVPKFRDEKVNIIGEEDKIILSNINKSRGTGLNLRYPHTGLKWSVSGLRSILVNPIYAGGTLYNTIVSSKKHRKPFDEWEVTWGTHDSEAIISYEEHERIKTMIRGNRNNRWASAQKYTNPFANLVKCQRCGAAYSRQCKKLVKKKNFIRHHYQCSFYRTGACDNKKMISSDSLEKQVIEHLVKEAERLAGLVEKETKVLEEPASVKTLRASLNTLEALPSNPAIEKAKEDMRVQIADALATASNDSVQYLIAKERIIRAFSNPEFWQGLQVEDKKALLQGCVQKIIVDGNRVTRLELIHLSS; from the coding sequence ATGGACGTTTGGGGATATGCTCGCGTTAGCACGGATGAGCAAGCAGACGATGAAGGAGCATTGATTAAACAAATGCGTCGTTTGCGGAGTGCGGGAGCGACGAAATTATATTATGACGTTGAAAGTCGTACCAGCGATAAGCGTAAAGGGCTTTTACGGTTAATTGAAGACATTAATGTATTGGCAAAAGGCAAAGTATCTAAACTATTATTTATCAGAATTGACCGTTTAACATCATCATCAATGACTTTTTATCGGTTGATGGATGCTTTGAAAAAAAAAGGTATAGAGCCGACTGCAATTGATGAGCCTTTTGATATTTCAAGTATTGGTGGAGAATTGACAATTGATGTCAGATTAGCTGCGAGTAAATATGAAGTTAAAATGTTAGGAATGCGGGTAAAAAAAGAAAGAGATGCTCGAAAAGTAAATAAAAAGGCTCATTGGAATGCTCCTTTAGGATATAAAGTTGAAAACGATAAATATAAGAGGGATGATAGTCCCTGTGTTTGCATTATTGAGGGACAAATTCAACTATCGCGATCGCAATTAATGAGATTAGTTTTTGACACATTTTTGGCAGTCGGTACCATTTCTCAAACGGTGAAAAAAATGCACGATATTTTGGGAATTCAAGCAAACGCTGTACCCAAATTCCGCGATGAGAAAGTTAATATTATAGGAGAAGAAGACAAAATTATATTATCAAATATCAACAAATCTCGTGGCACTGGCTTAAATCTGCGTTATCCCCATACGGGTTTAAAATGGTCGGTTTCTGGCTTGCGTTCGATTCTTGTTAATCCCATATATGCAGGGGGAACCTTGTATAACACCATTGTTAGTTCCAAAAAACATCGCAAACCTTTTGACGAATGGGAAGTTACATGGGGAACTCATGATTCGGAAGCGATTATTAGTTATGAAGAACACGAGCGCATTAAAACTATGATTCGCGGTAATCGGAATAATCGATGGGCTAGCGCGCAAAAATATACTAATCCTTTTGCAAATTTAGTAAAATGCCAGCGTTGCGGTGCAGCTTACAGTCGTCAGTGCAAAAAATTAGTTAAGAAAAAGAACTTTATCAGACATCATTACCAATGCAGTTTTTATCGTACTGGTGCTTGTGATAACAAAAAAATGATTTCTTCCGATAGCCTAGAAAAACAAGTCATAGAACATTTAGTTAAAGAAGCCGAAAGATTAGCGGGATTGGTAGAAAAAGAAACGAAAGTTCTAGAAGAGCCAGCATCTGTAAAAACCCTGCGAGCATCTTTGAATACTCTAGAAGCGCTGCCATCAAATCCAGCTATTGAAAAAGCCAAAGAAGATATGAGGGTACAAATTGCTGATGCTTTAGCCACTGCGAGTAATGATTCGGTGCAATATTTGATTGCTAAAGAGCGAATTATCCGGGCATTTTCTAATCCAGAATTTTGGCAAGGATTGCAGGTAGAGGATAAAAAAGCTTTATTGCAAGGATGCGTACAAAAAATAATAGTTGATGGTAATAGGGTAACAAGACTTGAATTGATTCACCTTTCGTCTTAG
- a CDS encoding trans-aconitate 2-methyltransferase, which yields MSKLNDNQSINKAAPRSWSDYYKAVANRPPRETLLTALANFEPENEAEPRTAIDLGCGEGRDTVELLRRGWKVIAIDSQQEAIERLKNRCDKKTVIETRIAQFENIDLPSDVDLINASFSLPFCKPENFPELWHKIVSGLTTGGRFSGHLFGDRDSWAADSTMSNHTMSQIEALLQPFEVELLSEEDHPGKTALGHEKHWHIFHIVARKK from the coding sequence ATGTCGAAATTAAATGATAATCAATCTATAAATAAAGCTGCTCCTCGTAGCTGGTCAGATTATTACAAAGCTGTGGCGAATCGCCCTCCCAGAGAAACTTTACTCACTGCTTTAGCAAACTTTGAGCCAGAAAACGAGGCTGAACCAAGAACAGCTATAGATTTGGGGTGTGGAGAAGGTAGAGATACGGTGGAATTGCTGCGTCGGGGTTGGAAGGTTATCGCTATCGATAGCCAACAGGAGGCTATTGAGCGTTTAAAAAACCGTTGCGATAAGAAAACTGTAATAGAAACTCGTATAGCTCAGTTTGAAAATATTGATTTACCGTCGGATGTTGATTTAATCAATGCTAGTTTTAGTCTGCCGTTTTGCAAACCGGAGAATTTTCCCGAGTTGTGGCATAAAATCGTCTCTGGTTTAACTACTGGGGGTCGTTTTAGCGGTCATTTGTTCGGCGATCGCGATTCTTGGGCAGCCGATTCAACCATGAGTAATCATACTATGTCGCAGATCGAAGCACTTTTACAACCTTTTGAAGTGGAATTGCTCTCGGAAGAAGATCATCCCGGTAAAACTGCTTTAGGTCATGAAAAACATTGGCATATTTTTCACATTGTGGCACGTAAAAAATAA
- the nifX gene encoding nitrogen fixation protein NifX has product MKIAFTTSDNCHINAHFGWAKEIDVYEISDEGYKFLETLSFGGELKEDGNEDKLVPKLKALEDCTIVYVSAIGGSAAARLIKKGVTPIKARSEQDEIKDVLERLVQTLKGSPPPWLRKALQKKDRNFEDELEEDATV; this is encoded by the coding sequence ATGAAAATAGCTTTTACTACGAGCGATAACTGCCATATTAATGCTCATTTCGGGTGGGCAAAAGAAATTGATGTTTACGAAATTTCAGATGAAGGTTATAAGTTTTTAGAGACTCTTTCCTTCGGTGGCGAACTCAAAGAAGATGGTAACGAAGATAAATTAGTACCTAAACTAAAAGCTTTAGAAGATTGCACGATTGTATACGTTAGTGCAATTGGAGGTAGCGCTGCGGCTCGCTTAATTAAAAAGGGTGTGACTCCAATTAAAGCACGTTCGGAGCAAGATGAAATTAAAGATGTTTTAGAAAGATTGGTGCAAACTCTTAAAGGAAGCCCCCCACCTTGGTTGCGTAAAGCTTTACAGAAAAAAGACCGTAACTTTGAAGATGAATTAGAAGAGGATGCAACTGTATGA